The following is a genomic window from Spirosoma foliorum.
TCCTAAATCCATGAAATTTCTCTACTGTAGTCTCCTTTTCCTCCTCGCTTACCCCCTGAATGCTCAGCCAGGAACGGATTCCTTATCAACCCGAGTCCTGCAACCGGCAGACATGCAAGCTGACTTCCGTTACCTCCGTCGATTGCTGGAAGAAACGCATCCGGGCTTGTATCGTTACACAGCCAAAGCCAGCATGCAAGCCAAGCTGGACAGCCTTGATCGGTCGTTTACGAAACCACAATCTTTCTACAGATTCTTCAAAACGGTCAATGGTCTACTGGCTGATATCCGTTGCGCTCATACGCATGCGTTACCGCAAAAAGACTGGCGAACGCAATTCAATAAAGTCCAGAAAACCATTCCATTTTTTATACTACCCACTCAGCAGCACGTCTTCGTACTATTGAACGGAACAACCGATCAAACCATCAAACCTGGCTTTGAGCTATTGAGTATCAATGGACAATCGATAGCCGATGTTCGTCAGCAGTTGTACCGTCAACATTGGGCCGATGGGTATATCCAATCCTCGAAAAGCCAACTGCGAGGTGAGTTTTTTAACTTGTTTTATTATTGGTTCATTGGCCAGCCGGATCAGTTTTCGCTCACGTTCCGCAGCCTGACAGGTGATACCCTTCAGGTAAATGCACCCGCCAAACCATTCAGCGAATCGCTCCGGCAAATGATCAAAAATCCGGTCAACAAGCAGATGGTAGCCTGGTATGTCAACAAAAGACACAAACATCCCTGGCGGCTCAGCTTTCCCGATACACTGGCCAACACAGCTATTCTTCGGTTCGATGGGTTTGGTGGCGAAGGGGCTAAAAACGGGGCAGAAGCCATCACTACCTTCCAGGCTTTTATGAACAAAAGCCTGGCTAAAATCGAGAAGCAGCGGATACGACATCTTATTATCGATGTCAGAGGAAATACGGGTGGCTGGGACAGCCAGGGTATTGAATTGT
Proteins encoded in this region:
- a CDS encoding S41 family peptidase, translating into MKFLYCSLLFLLAYPLNAQPGTDSLSTRVLQPADMQADFRYLRRLLEETHPGLYRYTAKASMQAKLDSLDRSFTKPQSFYRFFKTVNGLLADIRCAHTHALPQKDWRTQFNKVQKTIPFFILPTQQHVFVLLNGTTDQTIKPGFELLSINGQSIADVRQQLYRQHWADGYIQSSKSQLRGEFFNLFYYWFIGQPDQFSLTFRSLTGDTLQVNAPAKPFSESLRQMIKNPVNKQMVAWYVNKRHKHPWRLSFPDTLANTAILRFDGFGGEGAKNGAEAITTFQAFMNKSLAKIEKQRIRHLIIDVRGNTGGWDSQGIELFTYLMKTDSAVPYYTRQHSITNGEGSSSEFLTFSDLSEADRQNAKNELTPEPDGTFTLKQDSGIDSTGRTPKRYAPKPNRFKGQVYVLMDGESASTASEFLAVAHANKVGVFIGTESGGAYEGGNGGSFITLDLPKSGMQVTTPLVYYNDAVPEPKQKGRGTLPDYNVPTTRTNILTHTDAQLNFVTKLIREQK